A genome region from Maridesulfovibrio salexigens DSM 2638 includes the following:
- the rfbB gene encoding dTDP-glucose 4,6-dehydratase — translation MRLLITGGCGFIGTNFIYLMKERHPDWKLFNLDKLTYAGNRKNLLELEQDENSGYTFIHGDICDKEFVTSVLHDYKIDAVVNFAAESHVDRSINDPAPFLTTNTLGAQNMMECARSAGIEKFVHVSTDEVYGTLGPNDPAFSEENPLEPNSPYSASKAGADLMARAYFETYKFPVSITRCSNNYGPYQFPEKLIPLMFIKATTGESLPIYGDGSNIRDWIYVDDHCTGVELTLLKGQPGKAYNFGGAAEKTNLELVKELLAILGKDESLITYVKDRPGHDMRYAMDYSLAEKELGFAPAVTFDEGIRKTIEWYQSNGQWLEDVRSGAYREFMDQWYGERK, via the coding sequence ATGCGACTTCTTATTACCGGCGGATGCGGTTTTATCGGAACCAACTTCATTTACCTGATGAAAGAAAGACATCCTGACTGGAAACTGTTCAACCTTGATAAGCTGACCTACGCCGGGAACCGCAAGAACCTGCTTGAGCTGGAACAGGATGAGAACTCCGGCTACACATTCATTCATGGTGACATCTGCGATAAAGAGTTCGTTACTTCCGTACTGCACGATTATAAAATCGATGCAGTGGTCAACTTTGCTGCAGAATCTCACGTCGACAGGTCCATCAACGATCCCGCACCATTTTTGACCACAAACACCCTTGGCGCGCAGAACATGATGGAATGCGCCCGCAGTGCAGGCATTGAAAAGTTCGTCCATGTTTCCACTGACGAAGTTTACGGAACCCTCGGTCCCAATGATCCGGCCTTCAGCGAAGAAAACCCACTTGAGCCTAACAGCCCCTATTCCGCTTCCAAAGCGGGGGCAGATCTCATGGCCCGGGCATACTTCGAAACATACAAATTTCCTGTTTCCATTACCCGCTGCTCCAATAACTACGGTCCATACCAGTTCCCGGAAAAACTTATCCCGCTTATGTTTATCAAAGCAACTACGGGTGAAAGCCTGCCCATCTATGGGGACGGATCTAATATAAGGGACTGGATCTATGTTGATGACCACTGCACCGGGGTGGAACTGACCCTGCTTAAAGGACAGCCCGGTAAAGCCTACAACTTCGGCGGTGCTGCCGAGAAAACCAACCTTGAACTGGTCAAGGAGCTTTTGGCAATTCTCGGAAAAGATGAGTCACTCATAACCTACGTCAAAGACAGACCCGGACACGACATGCGGTATGCCATGGACTATTCACTGGCAGAAAAAGAGCTTGGTTTCGCTCCGGCAGTTACCTTTGATGAAGGAATACGCAAAACCATCGAATGGTACCAGAGCAACGGTCAATGGCTTGAAGACGTGCGTAGCGGAGCTTACCGCGAATTCATGGACCAATGGTACGGAGAACGAAAATGA
- a CDS encoding tRNA (cytidine(34)-2'-O)-methyltransferase, whose product MTQEKFTNPFSIVLFEPEIPPNTGNIARLCAGTDTQLHLIEPLGFSISDKHLKRAGLDYWPKVKLSVWKNWQEYKENAKPQRLVTTSAKRGTHLFEFKFLPGDHLVLGPETRGLPEWMFDEFKHAVNIPTTDNVRSLNLSTSAGIILYQALSCLETEVSFK is encoded by the coding sequence ATGACACAGGAAAAATTTACAAATCCTTTCAGCATAGTTCTCTTTGAACCTGAAATTCCGCCCAATACCGGTAACATTGCAAGACTCTGTGCCGGAACAGACACCCAGCTTCACCTCATCGAACCGCTGGGATTTTCCATTTCCGACAAACACCTCAAGCGAGCCGGGCTGGACTACTGGCCCAAGGTAAAACTTTCGGTCTGGAAAAACTGGCAGGAGTACAAAGAGAATGCAAAACCCCAGAGACTAGTAACAACCAGTGCCAAAAGGGGAACCCATCTTTTCGAGTTTAAATTTCTGCCCGGAGACCACCTCGTGCTCGGCCCGGAAACACGGGGATTACCCGAATGGATGTTTGATGAATTCAAACACGCGGTAAACATTCCCACCACTGACAATGTACGCAGCCTGAATCTTTCCACCTCTGCGGGAATCATTCTTTACCAGGCATTGTCATGTCTGGAGACAGAAGTTTCCTTTAAATAA
- a CDS encoding tyrosine-type recombinase/integrase: MAANRFEATKYTGVRCRSHKTRKHGVQFDKYYVIRYKVNGKLKEEGLGWASQGWSPAKAYKIRSEIVTNIKLGVGAQSLKDFREAKTEKERVKRVEMQARKTFSEAGGVFIEEYSKNNKKSWRHDCTRFRLHLQPVIGQIYLDDLRLKHIEELKSVVTKKGLSKGTIKHCLTLARQICYYAIKRGWLTGDNPVKGIKFPKPNNRRLRYCSVEEEYDFFEMAVNMGYSECHDICLLSLYTGMRMGEIFALTRQDIDLVENRIIIKGRSGADDGPKAGGSRVAYIIEKIRPMLENRLALFQGREALIFPKPNGGIRKCIGPDFATLMKHLGWNDGVTDRRLRFCAHCFRHTFASRLIAKGAPLTVVKKMLGHSNIQTTMRYTHTQDEQCRDAAQLLL; this comes from the coding sequence ATGGCCGCCAATAGATTTGAGGCAACAAAGTATACCGGTGTCCGATGCAGGAGTCATAAGACTCGCAAGCATGGAGTTCAATTCGATAAATATTATGTGATCCGTTACAAGGTCAATGGAAAGCTCAAGGAGGAAGGGCTTGGCTGGGCTTCGCAAGGATGGTCCCCGGCCAAAGCATACAAAATTCGCTCTGAGATCGTCACAAATATCAAGCTTGGAGTCGGGGCACAGTCTCTTAAAGATTTCAGAGAGGCAAAAACAGAGAAAGAGCGCGTAAAACGGGTTGAAATGCAGGCCCGGAAGACCTTTTCTGAAGCCGGTGGAGTTTTTATTGAAGAGTACTCCAAAAACAATAAGAAAAGTTGGAGGCACGACTGCACTCGCTTCAGGCTTCATCTTCAGCCGGTTATCGGACAGATTTATCTCGATGACCTGCGTCTTAAGCACATTGAAGAGCTTAAGAGTGTCGTTACGAAGAAGGGGCTTTCTAAGGGAACAATCAAGCATTGTCTCACGCTTGCCCGGCAAATTTGCTATTACGCTATCAAACGGGGCTGGCTTACCGGTGATAATCCCGTCAAGGGAATTAAGTTTCCTAAGCCCAACAACCGCAGGCTCCGTTACTGTTCTGTCGAAGAGGAATACGATTTCTTTGAGATGGCTGTGAACATGGGCTACAGCGAGTGCCATGATATTTGCCTGCTTAGTCTCTACACAGGCATGAGAATGGGGGAAATTTTTGCGCTTACCAGACAGGATATTGATCTGGTTGAGAACAGGATCATTATTAAAGGTCGATCCGGGGCGGACGACGGACCCAAGGCAGGCGGCAGCAGGGTTGCATATATCATCGAGAAGATTAGGCCGATGCTGGAGAACAGGCTTGCTCTGTTTCAGGGTCGAGAGGCTTTGATCTTTCCGAAACCTAACGGTGGAATACGCAAATGCATTGGGCCGGATTTTGCGACCCTGATGAAGCATCTTGGGTGGAATGATGGCGTCACTGATCGCCGTTTGCGTTTTTGTGCTCATTGCTTCCGTCATACCTTTGCTTCCCGTCTTATTGCTAAGGGTGCTCCGCTTACTGTTGTTAAAAAGATGCTGGGCCATTCCAATATTCAGACCACTATGCGCTACACCCACACTCAAGATGAGCAATGTCGTGATGCTGCGCAGTTGCTGCTCTAG
- a CDS encoding phage regulatory CII family protein, producing MKLTETVRKMVINSDIGTRAVAAKVGKKHHVLLNELNYENTSHKLGAELLVPLMKACGSDYPMHLLAAEMGGLFIMIPDENCPNATLVKAVKEFGDLISVYGEAIEDGELNDEDKVLIRKEGQEAMTAIQELICGLDNTAKHHPQA from the coding sequence ATGAAGCTGACAGAAACAGTTCGCAAGATGGTTATCAATTCAGATATTGGAACACGGGCAGTAGCCGCTAAAGTGGGCAAGAAACACCATGTCCTCCTCAATGAGCTGAACTATGAGAATACAAGCCACAAGCTTGGAGCGGAACTCCTTGTCCCTTTAATGAAAGCCTGCGGTTCGGACTACCCCATGCATTTGCTGGCAGCTGAAATGGGCGGTCTATTTATAATGATACCTGATGAGAACTGCCCCAACGCCACACTGGTCAAGGCAGTGAAAGAATTCGGTGACCTCATATCAGTATATGGTGAAGCAATCGAAGATGGTGAGTTAAATGACGAGGACAAGGTACTAATTCGCAAGGAAGGACAGGAGGCTATGACGGCCATTCAAGAACTGATCTGCGGACTCGACAATACAGCAAAGCACCACCCCCAAGCTTAA
- a CDS encoding helix-turn-helix domain-containing protein, with amino-acid sequence MFSINFSAQSRKIYKKGEMFSGTDIYKRIEQVKSELNLSNKALAEQGKTTDRTIINIKSGSSTPNAKILYHWRENLGLNINWLLTGVGEMFSTNIRSAEEMLPPLTKKLMSVEQSMDKAAQLAKLEAMKAVIEGDIEDEKSVQSGDSEQIASG; translated from the coding sequence ATGTTTAGTATAAATTTTTCTGCACAGTCAAGAAAAATTTATAAAAAGGGCGAAATGTTTAGCGGAACAGACATCTATAAAAGAATTGAGCAAGTTAAAAGCGAGCTGAATCTGTCAAATAAAGCTCTTGCCGAACAAGGCAAGACAACAGATCGGACTATTATTAACATTAAGTCTGGTAGCTCAACACCTAATGCGAAAATTTTATACCATTGGCGCGAAAATTTGGGTTTGAATATTAACTGGCTTCTCACTGGGGTTGGTGAAATGTTCTCTACAAATATACGTTCAGCAGAAGAGATGCTGCCTCCGTTAACTAAAAAACTAATGTCTGTAGAACAATCTATGGATAAAGCCGCTCAGCTTGCCAAGCTGGAGGCTATGAAAGCCGTCATTGAAGGTGATATTGAGGATGAAAAAAGTGTTCAGTCTGGAGACAGCGAACAAATCGCCAGTGGATAG
- a CDS encoding nuclease-related domain-containing protein has product MSDFSILLLLVVLAVAYRFLKLKKKDSQATKKVAEKEEVFNENPNSATLLRSEEYIERMRRFNNRCYKNLTGQDRINHYGEEGELLVLGHCELVGKSAVYSNVGLAHEGEKCELDILALCKYGLVHVEVKNFSGSYCPADDCTCYRPEKWQKEWKGQTNVLRSPVVQAERSREILADALPSIINESLPIFSVIVFTNGTFKLSRVAEDRIVMCSAETFQEVFDEFVNGRNPEFSEKIDPVGAAKFMAKLKGNDLYPAFYAPETFRCYR; this is encoded by the coding sequence TTGTCGGATTTTTCAATTCTATTGCTGCTAGTGGTTCTAGCTGTTGCTTACCGTTTTCTAAAGCTCAAGAAAAAAGATTCTCAGGCTACGAAGAAGGTTGCGGAGAAAGAAGAGGTTTTCAATGAGAACCCAAATTCTGCAACGTTGCTGCGTTCAGAAGAATATATAGAGCGGATGCGTCGGTTTAATAATCGTTGCTACAAGAATCTTACCGGGCAGGACCGAATCAATCATTATGGAGAAGAGGGTGAGCTGCTCGTTCTTGGGCATTGTGAGCTGGTGGGTAAGTCCGCTGTATATAGTAACGTAGGTTTAGCTCATGAAGGCGAAAAGTGTGAACTGGATATTCTTGCACTCTGCAAATACGGGCTTGTCCATGTAGAAGTTAAGAACTTTTCCGGAAGCTATTGTCCGGCGGATGATTGTACCTGTTATCGTCCTGAAAAATGGCAGAAGGAATGGAAGGGTCAAACTAACGTTCTTAGGTCACCTGTTGTTCAGGCCGAAAGGTCCCGAGAAATCCTCGCTGATGCTTTGCCCTCCATTATTAATGAATCTCTCCCAATATTCTCTGTAATTGTTTTCACCAACGGAACCTTCAAACTCTCCAGAGTTGCTGAGGATCGTATAGTCATGTGTTCAGCAGAAACTTTTCAGGAAGTCTTTGATGAGTTCGTGAATGGTAGGAATCCTGAGTTTTCAGAGAAGATTGATCCGGTTGGTGCTGCAAAGTTTATGGCTAAACTTAAGGGCAATGATTTGTACCCGGCTTTTTATGCTCCAGAAACATTTAGGTGTTACAGGTAG
- a CDS encoding AAA family ATPase: MFIKSFKAIQVYGTLDFEIDFNRDLTFLIGANGCGKTTVLKLIHSFLAVDIGKLITTPFLRMELKVRTDKDLHLYCSKSDDELEIGVVGASEKIKIPYLVNEDKRSFGREYDFDEAAALGDKSELYKMLRNLPRITFLNLERTYARSGADDDFDDYDSRRYRPNYRRMVSADNGSYANILDASFLIQENYRILKKYEDKKNIKLKDNILKSAFQYSENSLADFNNKKVKSEISAILNNKKEIDDAVYSVGVKDAGLRNEVDKFFNKLESLYESIEDADDDLVSLELVMNKAQIDRFISLIDIVDDHKSNIDKLFEPINTFVSTINDFFKDSRKKVSINTIGRLVIEDVKGNDVPIHGLSSGERQLLVIFAHAIIKIVRKPNYKKGVFLIDEPELSLHMKWQEKFSEKIYELNQGAQFIMATHSPEIVGENFDKYINVDG; encoded by the coding sequence GTGTTTATTAAGTCGTTTAAAGCTATTCAGGTTTATGGAACTTTGGATTTCGAAATTGATTTTAACCGGGATTTAACTTTTCTGATTGGGGCAAATGGGTGCGGGAAAACAACGGTTTTAAAACTTATCCACTCCTTTCTTGCTGTCGATATTGGTAAATTAATTACGACTCCCTTTCTTCGAATGGAGTTGAAAGTTCGAACAGATAAAGATTTGCATTTATATTGCTCTAAGTCTGATGATGAATTGGAGATAGGGGTTGTTGGTGCTTCTGAAAAAATTAAAATTCCATATTTAGTTAATGAAGATAAACGTTCTTTTGGGCGCGAGTATGACTTTGATGAGGCGGCAGCTCTTGGGGACAAAAGTGAATTATATAAGATGCTAAGAAATCTTCCAAGAATTACGTTTTTGAATCTTGAAAGAACATATGCCCGAAGTGGGGCAGATGATGATTTTGATGACTATGATTCTAGAAGATACCGTCCTAATTATCGACGTATGGTTTCGGCTGATAATGGTAGTTACGCCAATATACTAGATGCAAGTTTTCTTATTCAGGAAAATTATAGAATATTAAAAAAATATGAAGATAAAAAAAATATAAAACTTAAAGACAATATTTTAAAGTCAGCATTTCAGTATTCTGAAAATAGTCTTGCAGATTTTAATAATAAAAAAGTTAAGTCTGAGATTTCCGCAATTTTGAACAATAAAAAAGAAATTGATGATGCTGTATATTCTGTCGGAGTAAAAGATGCAGGTTTAAGAAATGAAGTAGATAAATTTTTCAATAAGCTTGAGTCACTATACGAGTCAATTGAAGATGCTGATGATGATCTAGTCAGTTTAGAGTTGGTTATGAATAAGGCTCAGATTGATCGGTTTATATCATTGATTGATATTGTTGATGACCATAAGTCTAACATTGATAAGTTGTTTGAACCAATCAATACGTTTGTTTCAACAATTAACGATTTTTTTAAGGATTCAAGAAAAAAAGTATCTATCAATACAATAGGGCGTTTGGTGATAGAAGATGTCAAAGGAAATGACGTACCAATTCATGGCTTGTCTTCTGGCGAGCGGCAACTTCTTGTTATATTTGCTCATGCAATCATTAAAATTGTTCGAAAGCCTAACTATAAAAAAGGTGTGTTTTTAATTGATGAGCCTGAACTGTCATTGCATATGAAGTGGCAAGAAAAGTTTTCGGAAAAAATATACGAATTAAATCAAGGTGCGCAGTTTATTATGGCGACTCATTCTCCTGAAATTGTAGGGGAAAATTTCGATAAGTATATTAATGTGGATGGTTAA
- a CDS encoding DUF4435 domain-containing protein, translated as MAKSIFFSKENGIDIFVEDTAVGFKKLYLILFKRVFEGIYNIENIYPLGSRSAVVNRCQIDQRRDNPRPRLYVVDGDLNLLHGNWDVPWDGLYQLPRYCIENFLLDEQAILEILDEEDPEQTLEDLRIQFDFVNWISANKELMVNLFIEYAVSIVLTPEEKTISLGVNELKSDSSGIVDHVKTIERINFIKQRTIEKVGEDSYSIVKEEIASIVGDENIMLVKYASAKDYLFPLLKIYLRNKKCEIKHTQCSLRLRIAKKCNLDCLMDCIDSVNVN; from the coding sequence GTGGCAAAGTCTATCTTTTTCTCAAAAGAAAATGGGATAGATATTTTTGTTGAGGATACTGCTGTTGGTTTTAAAAAATTGTATTTAATTTTATTTAAAAGAGTCTTTGAAGGTATATACAATATTGAGAATATTTATCCTCTTGGGTCAAGGTCTGCAGTTGTAAATAGGTGTCAAATTGATCAAAGGAGGGATAATCCACGTCCTAGACTCTATGTTGTAGATGGAGATTTAAATTTGTTGCATGGTAACTGGGATGTGCCGTGGGATGGTTTGTATCAGCTACCTCGTTACTGCATTGAGAATTTCTTGCTAGATGAACAGGCGATACTTGAAATTCTTGATGAGGAAGATCCTGAACAGACTTTAGAAGATCTACGGATTCAATTTGATTTTGTTAATTGGATTAGCGCGAATAAAGAACTTATGGTCAATTTGTTTATCGAATATGCAGTGTCCATAGTTTTAACTCCAGAAGAGAAGACAATTAGTCTTGGTGTTAACGAATTGAAATCAGATTCATCTGGTATTGTCGACCACGTTAAAACAATTGAAAGAATAAATTTTATAAAGCAAAGAACTATCGAAAAAGTTGGCGAAGATTCTTATAGTATCGTTAAAGAAGAGATAGCCTCTATTGTCGGTGATGAAAATATTATGCTTGTCAAATATGCTTCAGCTAAGGACTACCTCTTTCCTCTTTTGAAAATATATTTAAGAAACAAAAAGTGTGAGATCAAGCATACTCAATGTAGTTTACGATTACGAATTGCAAAGAAATGCAACTTGGATTGTTTGATGGACTGCATAGATTCTGTAAATGTAAACTAG
- a CDS encoding HNH endonuclease domain-containing protein — translation MNEYSRRLFLKSGMSLLCGVSALPTISYAEERFMSIPKAQFQNGITTAAHYASTLKEGSFIEFSDTDAQSRIMLRAYGFYLVNQTENGAVFHFSPSRNQGIETIGGILYDDSKVATYKIALLKALVDITSGLENERIHYDTENAQDYAYIPYGLIAFKWVVYYWPLVEASIRQISSPKMSFEDELLELQDIYTKINKVNPLAQFQQDFIAGYKPDSPIYDVVRRLMRSVVTTIKDGPVEHSGAKNTFETSDRFNSGRLTQTKRSLSDFAGCMKCVRFKTGLLFEMQMFGSMMSDAIAVQWGNECVRLQKKQNRNLAEILPYLFVDAFEERNQNEARNLIKEILQHGEKVFCIYSGKPLPKKYDMDHLLPYAIFFNNDLWNLVPSLPTVNNKKSNKIITLDTLDESKSRLFAFWNQTRSVAEEQFCSELEATLQIDPLKSNWEQKTFSVVSKQAELTAQFRGLPRWTYTP, via the coding sequence ATGAACGAATATAGTCGAAGATTGTTTTTGAAGAGTGGTATGTCATTGCTCTGTGGTGTCTCAGCTCTTCCTACAATTTCTTATGCAGAAGAAAGATTCATGTCCATTCCAAAAGCCCAATTCCAAAACGGCATAACAACAGCCGCTCACTACGCCAGTACTCTAAAAGAAGGCTCCTTCATAGAGTTCTCAGATACTGATGCCCAAAGCCGCATAATGCTGCGCGCTTATGGTTTCTACTTGGTGAATCAAACCGAGAATGGAGCAGTCTTCCATTTTTCCCCATCTAGAAATCAGGGAATTGAAACCATCGGCGGCATTCTTTACGATGATTCAAAGGTGGCTACCTATAAAATTGCCCTGCTGAAAGCTCTTGTAGACATCACTTCCGGGCTGGAGAACGAGCGAATCCATTATGATACTGAAAATGCTCAGGATTACGCTTACATCCCATATGGTCTGATAGCCTTCAAATGGGTGGTTTATTACTGGCCGCTGGTGGAGGCGTCCATCCGACAGATATCAAGCCCCAAGATGAGCTTTGAAGACGAGTTGCTTGAGCTGCAAGATATTTACACCAAGATTAATAAAGTAAATCCGCTGGCACAGTTTCAACAGGATTTTATTGCCGGTTACAAACCTGATAGCCCTATATATGATGTCGTGCGCCGACTTATGCGCAGCGTGGTCACGACCATCAAAGATGGTCCTGTTGAGCATTCTGGGGCTAAGAATACTTTTGAGACTTCAGATCGATTCAATTCAGGACGGCTTACGCAAACTAAGCGGTCACTGTCTGATTTTGCTGGTTGCATGAAATGCGTGCGCTTCAAGACAGGGTTACTGTTTGAAATGCAGATGTTTGGCAGCATGATGTCTGACGCGATAGCTGTTCAATGGGGTAATGAGTGCGTGCGTCTCCAGAAGAAGCAGAATAGAAACTTGGCGGAGATCCTGCCGTACTTGTTCGTGGATGCTTTTGAAGAGCGCAACCAGAATGAAGCACGAAATCTGATCAAAGAGATCCTACAGCATGGCGAGAAGGTGTTTTGCATCTATTCCGGCAAGCCGTTACCCAAGAAATACGATATGGATCACCTATTACCGTATGCAATTTTTTTCAATAACGACCTTTGGAATCTCGTTCCAAGCCTTCCCACGGTAAATAACAAGAAGTCAAATAAGATTATTACGTTGGATACCTTAGATGAGTCTAAATCAAGGCTGTTTGCTTTCTGGAACCAGACACGCAGCGTGGCCGAAGAGCAATTCTGCTCCGAGCTTGAAGCAACCTTGCAAATAGATCCACTTAAGTCGAACTGGGAGCAAAAGACATTCTCAGTGGTCAGCAAGCAGGCCGAACTAACCGCACAATTCAGGGGATTACCAAGATGGACCTACACTCCCTAG
- a CDS encoding class I SAM-dependent methyltransferase has translation MDLHSLEFYNANAKQYAEQTMALDVSHLYDKFLPHLAVGSHILDVGCGSGRDSLHFINQGYKVTAFDGSPEIVAQANTILPIKAKVMLFDEMDFEPKSFDGIWACASLLHLLSDELPIIIRKLRTFLKDDGVFFCSFKLGDGLRTDSHGRRFLDMTKEGLRRVLEECGYGGIDVFTNDGVGGEIWVNVFWSCR, from the coding sequence ATGGACCTACACTCCCTAGAATTCTACAACGCCAACGCTAAACAATACGCCGAACAAACCATGGCGTTGGACGTTTCACACCTTTACGACAAATTTCTCCCGCATCTAGCTGTTGGATCGCATATCCTCGATGTTGGATGCGGCTCCGGTCGTGATTCTCTCCATTTCATCAATCAAGGCTACAAAGTAACCGCCTTCGACGGTTCTCCAGAAATAGTAGCTCAAGCAAACACGATTCTGCCAATCAAAGCAAAGGTCATGTTGTTTGACGAAATGGATTTCGAACCCAAGTCATTTGACGGCATATGGGCCTGCGCAAGCTTGTTGCATCTACTGTCGGACGAATTGCCGATAATTATCAGAAAGTTAAGGACGTTCCTCAAAGATGATGGAGTCTTTTTCTGCTCCTTCAAGCTGGGAGATGGCCTGCGCACAGACAGCCATGGTCGACGCTTCTTAGATATGACCAAGGAAGGGCTGCGTCGTGTGCTTGAGGAATGCGGGTACGGCGGGATCGATGTTTTCACTAATGACGGTGTTGGTGGTGAGATTTGGGTGAATGTTTTTTGGTCTTGTCGCTAG